Genomic window (Corticium candelabrum chromosome 3, ooCorCand1.1, whole genome shotgun sequence):
AGCGAGTTTTGAATCACATTCGCCAAAGTCACAGCTCTGATGACCTACCGCATTGCTTCGTCACGCGTTTGGGCCTTCAGCGCTGTCAATTCTGCCAAAAATGGTTCGCTAAGTTAACTCAACGTCTGGTGCAATGCAAAGTTCGTTCGAAATCTAGTAAGGAAAAGCCTACTGTCGTTTCTCAATCTGTTTCGGTTTCATCACATACaccagatgttgatgttgctgtggcAGCGGATGCGAATGACATCAAGCCGGGTCTTATCTCATCGACGTGTACGTCGTTGGAATCTGCGGCATGGCAATATGTTCGAGGAATATCCATAGAAAACATTCTACATGCAACGCCACCTAGATCTGTCCAAGTCATCACGCCAGAGATGAAATCTCGTTTTCTAGATTGTTGTGGACCCGTCCTAGCTAGGATTAGTGAATACCCTGGTGATGAAGATGCGTGGAAATTGCGTTTTCTGCTTCCTAGGATGCGGTTGTTTCCTCCCGCAAGAGGTGGGAAAACGAAGAATAAGTGTATTATTGGAGCATATGATGATTTCAAGAACTTCGGATGGGATCAGTTGATTGATCTCAAGACCAGCCAGATGATGTCATCGAAAggtagaaaaggatctaaagATCTAACCAGGAAGTCAGCGCTCCGTTTGATCAGATGTGGTGAACTATCCAGAGCAGCATGAGTTCTCACAAGTTCTGGCTTGGCACCAGCAACAAAGGAGACTATTCAAAAGCTTTCAGCAAACACCCTAGGAAGTCCTCAGTAATTGAAGAGCAATTACCAGATCCTTTTATCGAGTCTCCTGTAGAGTAGTCATCACATCGATTCATTACCAACATAAAGAAAGCTCCTAAAGGACCAGGATGTGGACCCAGTGGCTggtagactcgagccagtctctccccgccttcgtcattccccggattgtcaatcctcgagactggtttcagaccgccttcttctggtgcaattaactttgaagaggtcataccttctaacagacagggttacataaacggatcccgggatccgtCTAGTGGTCGCAGCTtgtagttgcacaacagccgtaagcaacggataattgaacgcctgaatcggttaattgaacgcaaaatactttagaagagcaactgaaagtctgtttcctgagttcccgggtttgtttgacaaaaactattgctaagtaacgcaaccattgttacgcgaattggtaaagacagaacaccatcgctcgccaaacacaatgctaaccgagcatttactagtaatatcgtgatttgttagtaagtggtatccaaTTCTTCAGTGTAAATACGTATGCCTATGCCGTGCCTGTTGCTAGGCCATACAGTGTCtaactgcaaaacaacaggttTTCAAGGAAACGGGGCGTCAAAACATTCCATTCTTTACTAGGTAGCTAGCGACCACGCATGCTAGTTGCTAGTTCAGTCGAGCAGCCTAGAGATCTCTCCACTCTAGTGTATAGTGTTCAGTCGGTGATCATTCCCAGTGTAGGGTGCAATTGACATGCAGACCAAAGAGCAGTCCGTTGGTGTCACTACAGCTTTACTTCACGAATGGTAATTATTCTAGACGCACCGATGGAATCCGTCACTAGGCATTGAGATCTCAAACGTACAACTTACGCAGGTTTGAAAATCATTATGAGATCCGCACGCAGTCTGAAGGTTCGTTGACAAACGACGTCCAAGAAGAAGTAAGTATACTATTGCAATCACACCAGAAGCCTCCTCTACTCGAAGCTGACGTCGGAAAGGTGGTCAGAGATGTCTTTGGGCGGAgagtacaaagaaagaagacagagCACCAAGGAAACAGTGTCTACAAATATTTCGGCCTGAAAAGGAAGCGTGTGAACGACGATATAGCACACGACTCTTCTAGGAGACCGTGTTCTTCTGGCCTTCctagcacaaacataaatgtagtCGACCTCTTGGAGAAAATACAGCAGCAAACGGACGAGCTGGAAAGTGGGAGGCAACAGCGACTGAACCTGGAGAGATAACTTCGTGAATTAgctttatataattaataacctATAGCTAGAGACGTCTAGGTTATGTCTATAAACTTCCTACATGTACAGGCTGTCAGAGCTACGAAACATACCTGCTCTTTCACGATTTCTCAACGACTGAGGCATCCGGCTCGAGACCTCCGGGAAACAAAATAGGCAAGTAGCTACAACTACCTAGATAATCTGCATGTTATTATGTGACCATGAAACCGTATCTACATGACGTAAAATTCCTGAGGGCGGTCTGAaacggcgaggattgacaatccggggaatgacgaaggcggggagatcGAGCCAGGCTCGAGTCTAAGTGGAACATCTTCGAGTTTTGATATCTGACTTGTTCACAGCTGAGAACCTTTTCAGAGTTTGCTCTATTATTGCAGCTGGCTTAGTTCCTTAACCAATAACAAAGCTATTGTGTGCAGCTCGTCTTATTGCTTTGCCCAAGTCTTCAGGAGATGTGAGGCCCATTGCAATAGGTGACGTGTTTCGACGAATAACTGCAAAGACTATCTGTTCTTAATACAAGGACTCTTttagtaaattctttgctCCTTTACAGCATGGCATTGCCACAGATGGTGGAGCCGATCTTTGGTTCATCATGTTCGGTTGCTGCTAGATTCTCATAAGATTGGGTGAGATGTTTCCCCATGACAACCAAATGCACGCAGGCTTTGGTCCCCTTATCTACTTGCAAGGAGACAGCCCTGTCATACTGTCTTCTGAAGAAGGCATACGTACATCAAGGGGATCCTTTGGGTCCAGTTTTGTTTGCTACTGCAATTCAGAAATTGTTGACCAAATTGCAGAATGATCATCCTTGTGTAGTGGTCTTGGCATATCTAGATGATGTGTTTCTAGTAGGCCCTTCTGATAATGTCTTGGCAGTCTTTGAAGACCTGAAGCCTATGTTCCATAATATTGGTTTGGACATTCAAGACACCAAGTGTGACATTTACAACCCTTCATCTGTTGAGATCGAGTCACATAAATCTATTCCTATCACAACAGAAGGAATATTTATTCTGGGAATTCCTGTTGGAAAGGAAGATTTCATGTCACAGGCATGTGTTACTATTGCAAAACATGGAGAAAATTTATGCCATCAACCACTCACTTTAGGAACTCAAGAAGCTATGTTATTGCTAAGACTCTGTCACTTACCAAGGATGTTTTACTTATCTCGAAGTGTTAAACCCAAAAGCatgcaagctgctgcagttcttCATGATCATCTATCTCGCTCTacgttttcaaatttgttacaaatttctgCCCTTACTGATGAAAAGTGGAAGCAAGCAACCTTGACTATCAGATATGGTGGTTTTGGCTTGACATCATTACAAGAAATATCAAACTTTATCCTCGAAGAGTCCTGAAAATTCTGTAGGCCACATTCTTCATGAATGTTTAGATCCTGATCAATCAATGAATAATCTATTGTCTAATACTAAGCGTCTGCAGCATCATCTGATAGATAAGGTCATGAAAGCTCAAGCCAATATTTTATTGGGTAAAGAATCTGGAAAGGATTCAGCAAGATTACGTTCCTTGTAAGGAAAAGGTGCAGGCTCTTGGCTAAATGCCACTCCATCAACCCAGAATCTCGCAATTTTACCTGGAAATTTCCGGCATTCATGAGGTTGGGAATGGCGATGCCCTTGcctttgttggcagatgagtacgaatgtgaatgtggaaaaacgATCGATAGAGAAGggtatcatctgttgacttgtaaatttggaggtggaccagtgtggtctcacaactgtATGGTTTCTGTTTGGGCAGGTTGTCTGAGCCAGCTACATGTACCGTACTACATTGAGCCTAAAGATCgctacaccacttccagtggaaggccagacatctatgttgcggaatcattctgcatgccagcagcagaattagaATTGCAtgctctatcacatccattcagcaaagacatcctatctagagctgcttatAGTGATGGTGCTGccgcatccagaagagaaaagatcaaacatacaaagtatgactcccaactgctaccaggagggtatgcaccaacagcaatccctttggtatttgaacattatggcagatggggtgatgaggctcaacCGTTTTTcaagactctttctctcatgtcttatgatgaggatggtcatcagaatgcatccaattttacaacatattggagacaacgtttatcagttcagttacaacaatgtaacgctagagtgatttccaggaagacatcccgcttactggaacatacaaggaaagtgaagagaatgaacaatatacacaattattaatgtgctttactgtacagccctatatagggctggtttctgtagagttttagtttagtagagattttgtgcgattgggacactagagttgcttagttgtattgattgtagatttcaatgttgaaaatatatgtattggacagacagacagacagacagacagacaatttattctcatacagattctacttgtacctaggctaggatttttaaaatacaaatcagtccttgcaaacaacaaagtcattactgtagttaactaatggacttgacttgacagacagacagacacgacagacagacagacacaacagacagacagtcacttgtattagctttgatgtataaaaatatatgaaaatttgacagacagacagacacagagtaATATTTGAACGCTAGCTTACTCTACCGATAACaagcgctaactttatgcaaaacaataacagtcaatggacaaaatgttgaatgtctgtatcatatgtaaagtcatcaaagttgcacttagacaactttgacaacttccTAAAAATCACTctagagttgcaagactgtacaagaCAACAGCTAGAGTGAttaccaggaagacatcctgcttactggaacatacaaggaaagtgaagagaatgaacaatatacacaattattaatgtgctttactgttCAGCCCTCTagagggctggtttctgtagagttttaggttggtagagattttgtgcgattgggacactagagttgcttagttgtgttgattgtagatttcaatattgaaaatatatgtattggacagacagacagacagacagatagacggacggacggacagacacaaagacaaacacgcagacagacggacggacagacagacacacagacagacaaattagaCAGACGGACTAAAATAGTtctgacggacagacagacaaattagacaaacagactaaaaTAGTCctgacggacaaacagacaaattgacacacacacaccacacacacacacacacacacacacacacacacacacacacacacacacacacacacacacaccttgaaccttgactATGCACTACCCCTAGGGGCTGTCATTGTTTAATACGATACAAACACGACTTTCACTGTACTGCACAAATATTTTGGATAATAATtgtatattaatatcaacatcacTAGTAATCCATCTATAAATATCTACAACATTAACTCTATTAGTCGATTAAAACAGCAGGCAACGAATGCCTATTCCTGGACTTCTCTGATGTTGCCTGCCTCTTTGCATGGTGCAGCTGGTTGGCTTGAAGACAAGGAGTCAGCAGTCAATTTACCATCATTACATATGACCTCATCCAAAGAGGAAGGAATAAATGGAGTGAACACACCCGAGTCAGACGATGACACCTTGTCTGGTGTGTTGTCCATCTCTGGTGTGCTGTCCATCTCTTTGATCTCCTGTACTTTACAATGTCTGTACTCGTTGATGCATTTCCGATCGAGTGCGTTGTGTGGCTGATTCACTGTGGATCTCATGGTGTAGCAGCAGTACAGCTGCATGCCCTCCTTGCCAAGTTTCACAGTCGAGAAGAGAAGCAGCGTGGCGAGCGTGAACTCAACGAGTCTCGTCACGAGCGAGAAGCACCACCAACTTATGTCCGACCCAATGTCACATATCACCGTCTGAACGAGAGCAAACGTGTAGAGAACGCAGAGAACAAATCCGGTCGCTGACGAGATAGAAGTGAGAATGACAAGTCGGCGATACTGGATGTCATACTTagtgtctattgtctgtctttccattgTCAACGTTGCACCCGGGAGTGCCTCAGAAATGCTGCTACGATGCAAACCTTGAGCTCCTCGCCTCAAGTAACAGCCAACGATCGGAAAGCCAAGAAACAGGAAGCCAGCCCAAGCAACAAAAAAAGAATAACACAATTGCATGTTGAGACTCTTCTCGATATTATACTTGACCAGCAAGTGCCCGGTGATGCTCACAGCGAAGTGCACCAAGCAAATCCCAAATATCGCCTTCAGACAGAGACACGACTTTGTCATCCACCTGAGCTGTCGCAATCGCATCACAGACTGAAGTAGAACAATAAAGAGAAGACATGAACCTGATGTAATACACGGATGACTGAAGCCAGACAACACGGCCTCTACAGCCTTGTCGAGGAGCCGCCCATCAGTTGCATAATTCACGGTGTGCACCAGAAAGCGACTCAAACCCATCACAGCAATGAGAACCTGCAGTGTGTAGAAGTAGCACACGACTGATCGTGTGTGAGACCGATTCATGTTTCTCACAAACGTCGATTTGCTCTGAAAGAGAGCGACCAGAGCGAGGAGAAAGAGAAAGCCAGAGAAGAGGCCACTGAAGAGATACTGAGCCTTCCATTTCGATGACGTCGAGTTGGAAAGCATCGAGATCATCGCCCAGTCGACATCCATCCAGTCGATCAAGGGACTGCATTTTGTTGAGTTGTTCATGTGTTCCTGCATGCACTCTGGCGAAGCCACTCAACAGGGTGTCCGAGTTTTACAAGCAGCTGTGCTCTACTCTGCTGTCCTGCTGGCGTGTGATGTCGTGTGGTGCTGTACGTGTGTGCTCTCTGAGTATGAGACTGAAACCAGAATTGAGGTTGTAGATATCGATGCCCGGCAACAGTGTGATCAAATGTCTCATCCGTCTGCGTTACATATTTCCAGTACGGTGTGTGTCCAATTAGCTAAAACAAATAACCGCTCGGTACTGAAGGCCACGCCATCTCATCAATGCATATCACTATCCGGTGACCAGTCCGGATGTGTGTGCACACCTACTACTGGTGATCGAATCAGTTAAACTCGAGCATTACAGTTTAGAGTTACCTGTTGGCAATAACAGTGGAGAGTGAGAGCTGTTATTAGCAGACGAGGGCTGTTAATAGAACAAATGCGGTtccattgtctgtttgcatttcTGGAGTCAGGGAGTGGGATGTCTGTGATcatttgttttgccacttaCGTGACAAACGCAAGCCAGCGTAAAAGCTTGCTAACCACCATCAGCTTCCTTTGCACAAAGCAATCAGATAATGAGATGGACTGGACATCCATGACTCAGTAGGTGGTACCATTAGTGTGTATACATTTATGTCTAGTGTAAAAGCAGTTAGGCCTACAGAAATAGTATATTGTAGTCACAAAAGTTGGAATGTTAGTTTAGATCCTAGAAGGTGGAAATGAGTCTCACACAGACGTCTGATGCCAAACTAGGAGACTATAAAAGCTGGCCCAACCCCCTGCAGAAAATTTGTGCAAACTgttaattgccgagcgtagcgaggcttctaatccgggtacAACAGAAAgaggcgtggtcctatatggctcttcATCGagctcttgtgtgtgtgtgtgtgtgtgtgtgtgtgtgtgtgtgtgtgtgtgtgtgtgtgtgtgtgtgtgtgtgtgtgtgtacgtacacaaatctcaaatttctccttcccacgtgcacgaccacgtttcatgataggacctaccttaagaatcgtttccgtgtccgactacagatgagtctaaaaatgattcgtgcaagtgaccaaacggcgaagaaaatgcttcatgaactttcgtcgcctcatccttttgtattgtagttagggactgtgtgtacttgacaaccaagaaacaccttcaggagttgaatgccacctacagtcaactattcacacgtcccatactacaatcaatcctttactactctgtgctgcatctaacactgttgatagtcaatgtttgctgatatcaatttctatgtcagtaaataccataccactgtcgttactgTGTCGTGTTCTACGACTCTGTTAGGTATTACCTAGTACACACACGAGAGGCTGCGGTTCCACGTGGCTCTATTGTCAGACTCACACCACGCACCCTCAAGTTACACAGTACCCGTATCTACCTGCTACTATATATAGTCCATATATACTCTACAGTTACAACGGAAccgagtgcatacctagactgtacatttcaattgtcttgatcacgatcgcaaaacgacgactacctataccaggcctatacaCGTAatctaggaagtttgcatgtttacttgcatgacagctagggtttcaacaaatacgtattgtattgtatagcTACGACTCGTCGTTTCAGTAGGCGATCtgaaactccgttggacgttttactcacgaacgcgaggcgcctacggataccgtacaactagttaactTAGTATTCAAGATGTAGAGCATTTGATGTGTATTACTATTCTAATATTATGCGCAATGCATGAGGTATGGAACTCACGTGACTGTTGTTGCTCTCACGTGACTGTTATTGTTCTCGTGCGAAAGTGCGGGGAGCGCCAAAGATGGATGGGTGATACCCAAGATCAAGTTGGAAGATCTCGTGACTCATATTTTGATATTTCTTCATGGATCACTTGAGCATGCGGGCAGTCAGGTAACCAATGTTGCAAattgtgcgcatgcgtaaatgAAAATAATTCCATAATTTTATTTCAAATGtttagaaatttgttttaaatttGTCTTAGAATGAGTTGCTAGGATACAAGCCGTCCTGTGGTAATCGGTGATGAGGCACTTTACAGAAGACCAATCGATGACGTCACCTGACTAGGTTGCTACATGCTCACAGTAATTGAtgttattatattaatatgaCTGAACATAATTAAATCGTTAGAAAAGTTCTGTTGCCATGGCAACATACTAATAAATCTCTGACAATTTCAACGCGTATACGTCATACATCCCTTACCATTGGACTCACTCTTGGTCACTTAGACTGTCGCAGTCAAATGGGATTTCAATTGTCTCGGTATCTCGTCTCATTAGTGGACTGGGTGGTTTGCCAACAGCGGAAGCAGAAACCGATCTCGAAGGAGACAAACTCTTCTTTGCACAAAGGGAAACGTCCTGGTAACTGATGAAATGATGACATGACGATTTGAGCAACGGTTGAGGTGTTCCTACTGAATCATTGATTTCAACTGTTGTTTCAGACGGATGGTCATCTTGCTTTAGTACTGCAACATTGGTTAACTCCGCAGTCACATAAACGCCGCTGTCGACAGATATTTGTGCTTCTTGCTGGATAGCTCTATTGCCGTTGCGTTGTTGGTGTGACAAGACAAACGTTCGATTTTGTTGTCTCTCCATTTGTACGTCTTGCTTTGGTTCGATGGTGCATGACTTGAACAACACACAACGAATGCACGACTGCTGGTTAGGATCATATGTCGAATAGAGCAACAAGATGCTCATGATTATCTCACCAAGTCGAGCAATGGACTGAAACGTCCACCACAGCCACGGATCAGAGTGACAGTTGCTCGAGTCTCGTCTCGCCTTTCCGTACACATCCAACACAAAGTAGATCTGcgcaacaagcaacaacactCCACACATCGCACTGCAGTACGTCAGCCGAGCGACTTTCAAAAGCGGCTCCTTCCTTGCTCGTCGTTTCACGCTCCGAGACGTGTGAATCAGATTGCAAATAATCTTATGACCGACAACCGGAAATCCGATGAACATGAAAAGGCCCCACAAGCAGAGATAAAAGTAGCAAACCAACCCAATGATTTTTGGCTTGATATTATAGGAGATGAGGAAATCTCCTGTGACATTCGATGCGAAATGCACCAAACAGAGGATCCCGATCACTTTCCAGTTCATTATATTTCGGCTCACAAAGCGAACTTTTGATGCCTCGACGAGAGTCAGAAAGATGAGCGAGAACGAGGAGAGCAAACAAGGCAGAGCCAACCCGAAAATAAATCTCTGTAGAGGCAAAGGTAGCGCGACCGGATCCATCGAACCGTACGGATCGATAACCAGACTGATAAATCGTGTCACTCCGatgatcaacagcaacaccTGAAGAGTCAAAAAGTACCCAGTCTTGAATCGTCCTTCTTTCCGTTTGGTGAGCAGATAGGCAGCAGTCAGAGCCAACAGAATGAATGCGATCGCatagacatacacatgcaccTCCCAAGCAGCTCCCCACTCCTTCATTGCAGACGACCAATCGGGATGAGGCTCGGGCTGAGGCTCGAACAATGCACCATCACAGTCAGAGTGATTATCATAGTGTACAGGCTCGGGCTCGGGTTCTGACTCTGGCTCAGGCTCAGCACGCACGCGTCTCTCCATTCCACAATCCtgaaaccaaacaaacacaataaacaacaaaaacacagtgAACAAACAGATGCGGCGGAAGTGAGTGGTGGCACTTGTGGGCGACATTTTGCTACCTTATGTGTAACAATCACAACCGAAAAATGACATTCACAATTCAAACCCCACACCCCATGACCTCCAAACCTTCATCTTTTAGAATCTCAACAAACGAGCTCAACGCTCCGTCTCACATCCAGAAGCCAGAGGAATAAAATACCAACGCATATCATGACGATTCGACACGCAAAGACGAGACGCAAGTCGCACGGCCGCGAAAAAATGTGTAGCGAGATGTTGCTACAATGTCACAAGCCACACACCCTAGCCTACACTCGATGCCGAGAGAACCAATGGGTAATACCCTAGGGACAACG
Coding sequences:
- the LOC134177801 gene encoding uncharacterized protein LOC134177801, with translation MNNSTKCSPLIDWMDVDWAMISMLSNSTSSKWKAQYLFSGLFSGFLFLLALVALFQSKSTFVRNMNRSHTRSVVCYFYTLQVLIAVMGLSRFLVHTVNYATDGRLLDKAVEAVLSGFSHPCITSGSCLLFIVLLQSVMRLRQLRWMTKSCLCLKAIFGICLVHFAVSITGHLLVKYNIEKSLNMQLCYSFFVAWAGFLFLGFPIVGCYLRRGAQGLHRSSISEALPGATLTMERQTIDTKYDIQYRRLVILTSISSATGFVLCVLYTFALVQTVICDIGSDISWWCFSLVTRLVEFTLATLLLFSTVKLGKEGMQLYCCYTMRSTVNQPHNALDRKCINEYRHCKVQEIKEMDSTPEMDNTPDKVSSSDSGVFTPFIPSSLDEVICNDGKLTADSLSSSQPAAPCKEAGNIREVQE
- the LOC134177416 gene encoding proline-rich transmembrane protein 4-like, yielding MERRVRAEPEPESEPEPEPVHYDNHSDCDGALFEPQPEPHPDWSSAMKEWGAAWEVHVYVYAIAFILLALTAAYLLTKRKEGRFKTGYFLTLQVLLLIIGVTRFISLVIDPYGSMDPVALPLPLQRFIFGLALPCLLSSFSLIFLTLVEASKVRFVSRNIMNWKVIGILCLVHFASNVTGDFLISYNIKPKIIGLVCYFYLCLWGLFMFIGFPVVGHKIICNLIHTSRSVKRRARKEPLLKVARLTYCSAMCGVLLLVAQIYFVLDVYGKARRDSSNCHSDPWLWWTFQSIARLGEIIMSILLLYSTYDPNQQSCIRCVLFKSCTIEPKQDVQMERQQNRTFVLSHQQRNGNRAIQQEAQISVDSGVYVTAELTNVAVLKQDDHPSETTVEINDSVGTPQPLLKSSCHHFISYQDVSLCAKKSLSPSRSVSASAVGKPPSPLMRRDTETIEIPFDCDSLSDQE